From the genome of Crassostrea angulata isolate pt1a10 unplaced genomic scaffold, ASM2561291v2 HiC_scaffold_339, whole genome shotgun sequence, one region includes:
- the LOC128170143 gene encoding uncharacterized protein LOC128170143 encodes MAKNYGSMTIPQLKLELDKFGAKKSGRKRELVERLEAYARNAHCSRAEPAGQDYTMDLPDPDSYQDLNSDKSFPGSPLNEITTYLSQFNKNIESKAKNLYNDGFIRYLRTTEYNSLWYVRGAIRAEMSKSIVYIIDIEIGQDGNVLKCQCECAAGMGPFAHCKHVSTALYACACFKQHGSIKTEQTCTQRLQTFHRVKPHKGSPMKVGNLDMPGCDEVCNLPEGFDPRPEEFRNHPGYKSWFQNVCLSFKGISKTPIYQTFPPANMTGFDIDHDYLQYQGSFECLQQLNVTKISEEEARILNMKTADQALSNLWHEERCKRIHSSVFGRICKMTERTNPEKLAESLVTKALRLRTSPILHGQKFEKVAVKKFEEITGQTVHPTGICVSLAHPYLASSPDGIIDEDTVVEVKCPYVARNSMITRQTVPYIRQNGTTFSLDTNHDYYYQIQGQLFCTEKQKCVFIVYTFLDILFFTVDRNDKFISEMLKKLDSFYEKCFKPALLEKRFFKSYQDCHCQK; translated from the exons ATGGCGAAAAATTATGGATCGATGACAATCCCTCAACTCAAATTAGAATTAGATAAGTTTGGAGCAAAGAAATCGGGACGGAAAAGAGAACTTGTTGAGAG ACTTGAGGCATATGCGCGTAATGCACATTGCTCTAGAGCAGAACCAGCTGGTCAGGATTACACCATGGATTTACCTGATCCTGATTCCTATCAAGACCTAAATAGCGATAAAAGTTTTCCTGGATCCCCATTGAATGAAATAACCACTTACTTGTCCCAATTCAACAAGAACATTGAATCCAAGGCGAAAAACTTGTATAATGACGGATTTATTAGATACCTCAGGACAACTGAGTACAATTCGCTCTGGTATGTTAGAGGTGCCATAAGAGCAGAAATGTCCAAATCTATTGTGTACATTATAGATATTGAAATCGGTCAAGATGGAAATGTATTAAAATGCCAATGTGAGTGTGCAGCTGGTATGGGACCATTTGCACATTGTAAACATGTGTCAACAGCGTTATATGCTTGTGCATGTTTTAAGCAGCACGGCAGTATAAAGACAGAACAAACGTGCACCCAAAGATTACAGACATTCCACAGAGTGAAGCCACATAAAGGTTCTCCGATGAAAGTCGGGAATTTAGATATGCCAGGATGTGATGAAGTCTGTAATTTACCAGAGGGGTTCGATCCAAGGCCAGAGGAATTCCGAAACCATCCAGGATACAAGTCTTGGTTTCAAAATGTATGCTTGTCATTTAAGGGCATAAGTAAAACCCCAATTTATCAAACATTTCCTCCAGCCAATATGACAGGATTTGATATTGACCATGATTATTTGCAGTACCAAGGAAGTTTTGAATGTCTCCAACAATTGAATGTTACGAAGATTTCGGAAGAAGAAGCCAGGATTCTGAACATGAAAACAGCCGATCAAGCTTTAAGTAATTTGTGGCATGAGGAAAGGTGCAAGCGCATCCATTCATCAGTCTTTGGGAGAATATGCAAGATGACAGAAAGAACGAACCCAGAAAAGTTGGCAGAAAGTCTAGTCACTAAGGCTCTACGGCTTCGTACATCACCAATCCTGCATGGACAGAAATTTGAAAAAGTGGcagtaaaaaaatttgaagagaTTACTGGACAAACAGTACATCCCACCGGTATATGTGTGAGCCTAGCACACCCTTACTTGGCGTCATCTCCTGATGGGATCATAGACGAGGACACCGTTGTTGAAGTTAAGTGTCCGTATGTTGCTAGAAATAGTATGATTACGAGACAGACAGTTCCATACATCCGTCAAAATGGTACAACGTTTTCACTGGACACCAATCATGATTACTATTACCAAATTCAAGGACAGTTATTCTgcacagaaaaacaaaaatgtgtgttcattgtgtatacttttcttgatattttgtttttcacagtTGACAGAAATGACAAATTCATATCAGAGATGTTAAAGAAACTGGATTCCTTTTATGAGAAATGTTTTAAACCTGCACTTTTGGAGAAACGTTTTTTCAAGTCATATCAGGATTGTCattgtcaaaaataa